The sequence below is a genomic window from Cicer arietinum cultivar CDC Frontier isolate Library 1 chromosome 6, Cicar.CDCFrontier_v2.0, whole genome shotgun sequence.
ttatttatcatgatTTAGACTGTAAAATagtttatagaaaaaataaaaataaaaataaaatagttaataaatagATTATAGTAAAGTCAAAGAAGAAACAAGAGCTCAAACAATTTGAACTTTAAAAATGCAAACAAATATACAAGAAGCTTAACAACAAATCATCACTCGCATTCCCGAAAAGAAAGAATTGATTCCTCGGTTCAATAATCAAGTTATAAATTACTTTCCACTTTATTTTTCTAGCATGTAATATTGTAATTCCAATAAATACTATCAAAAAAGTGACCACAACAAAATAaaaccttgataaatagtaaatattagTGTTTTCCCAATTAAAATGAGAAACCTGATTATTTAAAGCTCCAGTTATAGCAGAGTATAGGGAAGGGTTTAACCCTTACGAATCTATTGTAGACAGCCTTACAATTCATTTGCGAAAGGTTGATTCGACAACTTAAACCTATGCCCTGCAGTCACACAGCAACAACTTCAACCAATGCACCTAAACTCTCCTTCTAAAAGAGTTCCCATATTTAGTTGGGACATTTTTCActcaaaaaatgttttttagtaCAAAGCACTTACCAGTTAGTGCCTATTTGTTATTAACTTTCACAAGCAAATAAGCTAACCAAACACACTATAGTATATGTATATTACAAACCCTTTAAAGAgtatcatataaataaaaatggaagaTAGCACACCTCTGTTGCAGTTATAATGATCAAACACTCGTTCCGATTAGCCTTGGAATCATCAACCTCAATACGAGCACCACTTTCCTGCCTTATACTTTTAATTGTACTCCCTCCCTTCCCTATGACCCGCCCAATTCTGTCAGAGGGGCATAACATTCTAATAGTTAACTCCTCAGACAGAGAAGCGTCAATACCAGACATTACTGGAAGGGCAGATGTGTACAGAGGCCATGTATTTCCTGCATCAGCATATCCTTGCAGATCTTGTGCATTTGTTGCGCCTAAAATTTGAGGAACATGTCTGGACGGGATTGTAGGATCTGAAGCTGGATACAGTCCACCGGGCGGAAAAATTGGAAGTTCGGAGGGAATGATAATACTGGGTGGGCCTTCTGGTACAGTTGTTTCGAGAGAGATGTTCTCCTTGGGACCAAACTTGTACATAATAGAAGAAACTGCTAATAATGCTCTTTTAACTGCTTCTGATTCACCAGTGATCTAGTGAAAAATAAAGCAAGAATATAGTAAGATAAAAGTTAAATGCATAAGAACTTGTTCTAAAATGCcaaaaaaagagtaaaaatatGACTGGAAAAAAGATATAGAAAATGTAGAATTTTCTAAGAAACTAGAAGTATGAAAAATGTAGAATTTTCATGTTGAAGTAGCCATCAAATGTGTATCCCACATCCATAGTATCTGGCATACTTCACAGttcacaaataaaaattataggtGAGAAATCATACACTattgtgaaaaaataaaatgcatacatatatataatagagTCAGCACAATAATACGTGACAAAGTTGACATTGTTAAATGTTTATTGTTTAGAACTAGAAAGACAAATTTTATAGCCTTTTATGCCATTGAGTTTACTTTAACATTATCCCTAATTCCCTATCATTAAATATTATTGGTATGTGTCTGTAGGTGGTTAAATGCTACATGTCGGTGCTCTAATCAGAGTGGTCATATCGAATGAGCCCATGCAATAAATCATTCAACATTAAGTTAACATTTAACAACATGCAATATACTAACCGAGACAAAATTATCAAACTCCATAGCACATGAGTGTGTTGGGTCGTTGGCATCCTTGGCAGTAACCTTGACATTTGCTCTTGTCTTACTTCTCAGCTTTTTAATGGTAGCCCCAGACTTCCCAATGATATTTGCAGACTGGCTTGAGGGAACAAGAATTTGGCATTCATCTCTATCCTTTCGTTTCTTATCAGAATCTCCAAGAGCTTCAATGGAATTCAATATAGCTACATGAACCTTGAGAAGAGCATCTTGGGCGGCACATAAAGGTTTCCTATCATCAAACTCATTATCAATCTCAATATCTTCCTTCTCCTTAACATAGCAGTAGATAGTTATAACCCGATTCTTAGCACCAGGAAATGGATCCACAACCTTGACTTTTGCCCTAGTCTCCTGTCTTATTGAATTTATCACTTTCCCATTCTTCCCAATAACGCTCCCAATAACTTCAACAGGACATAGTATCCTATAAACAATCAATTCATCGTTGCTCTTATCATTTTTGTCGTTCATCCGtctcttttgattttttctGTCCCCGTCATGGTCTCTCTGTGAATGATATCGTTTTCCAGTCTCACCCATTTTACAGAATTACAAAATATCACACAACTCCTGAaagcaaaaaattaaaattaaaaatactcaACACACATACATCTCTACACCCGGTGTGACTTAAAAGCACAAATGGATAATTCTTGCAACACAAATTTGGTGCTAAAGGAAACAGTTTCATACAGaaagattgatcatcaaatgcAGCAGCAAGATTAATCAACAGAATGGTCACTTTGTCCATTGAAGCTGCAATTTCACtccaataaaaacataaataggAAACGCTACAAGTGAAGTTGAGAGTTAATACAAGTGATTTTGAATGTACCTGATGATGAGAGAGAACAATAGCCCACTTAAAACCCTAATcctagagagagagagagagagagagagagagtgaccGCAATACAGAATTTCCGGAAAGAACCCTAATCTGGTTCTCCGTTTTCAGTTTGTATCGTTTTTgcgtttctttttcttttcaattatttaaaaaataaactttttacacaaattaaaaataattaaattccaataattttaaatgttttttaaatatttattttataagtggtgactttaattattttcaaaaatacaacaaaaattatagtGACAATTAGTTATTATGATCTTTTCTAACAAACCTCAATATGTATCTTATGCATTATAGAtttattcactttaaataataaaagtaataatattaataatcaaatgaatatttaatattatgtttacatgattatgattgattaaaatatttaactgaATTATTTTACAAACATTTTAAAGAAAGTTAAATTCGTCCATTATAATATCATTTAAGAAATATTTATTCAACACAGTAATAGATTCACATTTGAAAAAACTCTCATAtattataaaacatataaattatttgaaatacaaaacattaattaaagtTCTATGTATATTCATTTTTaccatattaatattatataggctaaattacattcgtgatcccttaacttaattttaggtaacgttttagttctttatttttttttttttttcgacttggtcctttatttaattttaagtgacaatttaatattttatgttttaaaattttaacaatgatatcctttttatacaaaaattcaaaaaataaataaataaaaactcataaaattaattatattcttcaatataatacaaattccatcaaatttgtaacgcaaatcttcaaataaactcatattttcatactttatttgatatttttaggaacaaaaggactaaatcgggggaaaaaaaagataaatgattaaaacgttacctgaaattaagttaaaggaccacatatgtaatttagcctattatatatttaacttcataattgatataaaattaaattgcgACGGTTCATAACATTAATCATATATCTCTTTAAAAGAGTTGTAGTAAAAATgactaatttttttcatttttaaaagataaattatgaaaaagtaaataaaaagaataaaagtttaaaaataaatttaagtatttattttttacttattaaaAGTATTGAATGATCTTTtcataataattcatttttttaattgtctttaatttattaaaatgttttaaatgataGGTTGTAGTTTACATGTACATATATAATTTagatgttttatatataattgagatgtcttttttattatgtgatattttttatctttaattatttgctttttttttaacaaaaaaaagtacTTATCTAGttgttgtatattttttaaatgtcttgTTCAACAAGAAATTGAGATATTGTATGCGTGTGAGGAATGTAACAGAATataagtttaaatatgtttcttgatcttataatttttttttatttgtgcaattttttttaatatttgccCTTGCCATAAAAAAGATATTCTTTTGTATTAGATAGAGTTAAATTTTATTGCAATTGATCTctacaatatataaaatatttaattttaatatttaaatcattagTATTTTGAGGGactaaaactaaattttatatatactgccaatactaatttaaataaagataGATTTTAAATGGACTGAAACAAaagaataagaataaaaaaacaaataaataatatttgtaaggatcaaaatcaaacaaaaaaactacatagcctaaaatcaaaatatgatatattaattgaaataaaaatacatttaaatctaTTAAATGCTTAATTGCACTATTGGCTCATCCAATTTCTCAATTTTGCCATCTTGACCTCCCGTATTTATCACTTTATGATTTTGCATGACCTATCGCATTTATCACTTTACCAAAAATATTTAGTGATGTAGCATCATGACATGATGGAAATATTTCctttaatgaaataaataaaataaaattatatttacttaattaaaaaaaacaaaacgaaATTAAAATATCAAGCATTAAATTGAAGCACAACAGCAATAAATTTGAATGCTCTTAATGTTATAatggtaaaattaaattataatccTTTAAATTTAACTCACTTctcttttagtttattttatttttatttagtcttTTAATTACATTATGTATGTGTTGTTAATCATTTATCTCAATTTCAATAACAATCAATTCAATTGAAAGTTTACGATCATTTGAAATTCTAACAAATATTGCAATAATCTATCATTCGTACTAATCattcagaaaatatttctcgaatattataaattatatatatttattgatttttcctataacaattcaaacatatacttagtctgaaaaaaaatgtaataaaaatgtTTATCTATATAAccaatgtgttttattttattcacgTACAAAGTAACTTGTACATTTAACTTATTGCGATGTTTCAATTGCATTTTAATATTTAGCGACaataaatcaaagaaaaaaaaaaacaaatttagagGATCGTATAATTTAGTAGGCATGGCAACGGGGGTGGATTTCGCCTCCTCCACACCTGCACCCGAATAATCAGGAAAACCCGCACCAACCCCTGTTTCATAGCAGGTGTAAAATTTAGGCACCCATCCCCGCCCGCactcacacatatatataaaattataaatttataaatcatatttattataataaaataattattattaaataatactaaaattaaaaaatattttatatagaaataaaattatattttttaatatttaaaaaaatattaaatattacttGCGGGGCGGATTCAGGTGCGGGTACGGGGTGGATATCACcactaggggtgggaataggccaggccagactttgaaaggcctgagcctggcctacgatgaatttttgaggcctaagcctggcctacggcctatgataggcttttttttttcaGCCTGAGCCTGGCATACGACTTATCATGGTCTgacctgtaagcctatttaaaagccttattcacattaaaaataatttttctaacaaaataattaaaaaaaaaaaatgaaacaaacaccctttaaaccctaaaaaatgatttttggtttaaaagaataaattttttattaaaacaaaagcacccattattatctctcaaacaaatggtctcaaacaaactcagattATTACCTCTNNNNNNNNNNNNNNNNNNNNNNNNNtaataaataaacaattatctatagctacatgatgctctacacatatcgatttatatgattctccatataccaatactaatgtgtatatgtatatatatatattaaataaaaaaatgatttttctaacaaaataatttttttttaaatatgaaacaaataccttttaaaccctaaaaaatagtttttggtttaaaataataaattttttattgaaacaaacgcacctattattatctctcaaacaactcaaatattacctctaaacaaatcctctcaaacaactcggaatattacctctcaaacaaactcatattcagtaataataaacaattagggtttctaaatttatatgctaataatatatataaagataacaaataaatagtattggtttttataaaatataaagtaacaaataaataatatcgatttttataaaaaaatatgttgttttcatacatgtttgttggagtgagtgcaatggaaattagaagaagaaaaaatagagaatgaaatacatataaaatatatataggccggcctgtcagacctaataggtttttttacaagcatgagtctgacctatttatataaatatgctttaaaaacagtctgagcctgacctttttattaaacaggtcaGGCCATAAGCCCCTGTTGGACGACCtaacctattctcatccctaatcACCACCTCCAAACCCATCAATGCCCCTGAATTTTAATGTCGGGAAAAATCTGCACCGCACCCAATTAAAGCGGGTTTTCCCCGCCCAAATCAAGCGGGTTCGGGTGGGTACCCGCATGTGCGGATTTTATTGTCATGCCTATAATTTAGTATACTTTAAAGACTAATGGTCCAAACGAACGTAActtaaacaatcaaattaaaaagaaaaaaaaaaaaacttaaacaacTTAAGCGAAAATAGAGCtaaatttaaaagactaaaagtGTATTTTTGTCATCATAATTGAACTCATTTCAATCAAATTTTACTAACTTTattcaatcattttttatttctctttatttctTCTCTATTATTTATCCTTCTTTTCCTGATATTCTTCTCACTAACTCTCTCCCTCCTAATATTCTTCTTATCCTCCTTCTCCCATTATTCCTTCCTTGTTCTCTAAATTTGAATAGTTGAAATTCAAACTAGACCGTTCGGACTCATCGTCATGTGAATCTAAACTTGAACCAAAACTTGAATTAGAATCACCATTATACATTCTACTTGATTTTCTCCTCCACCTATATAGTTTTATCGTAGTCAGAATTTGAGCTATCTCAAGATTTCATTATCGAATTGTTGTAATTTCTATCAATTTATGAGTACTTATGTCATAATCTTTGCGTGTTTTTCTTGAATATCTTTTTATGAACTCGAATGATGTTGAAAATGCAAGTTTAGTGAATAACAATTGTGTGGGAGCGGAAGTAGTTCAAGAATtgtataaatttcaaaatatagagaaaatggACCAATGCTGAAATTAGTTAGGGAttctaattttagtttttttttttaattaagtaaatataatataactttacttaattaaaataataatcttttgtaaaaaatcatttaaaataaaataattttcaccaTGTCATGTAAGGTCATTCAATATTTTTGAAGATCAtgtttgaatataaaaaattgaactcataataaaaaaaatataattttttcaaaatattatatttttatcgaataaaaaaaaaatgagactactttatttaaattcatcaaaataaataaattatagataGCATGTACACTACTTCAAGTTAATATTAActttatagttattttaaaagAGAGAGACGGGAAAAAAGAATGTGaatgaaagaagaagaaaaatataaaaagaaaacgaTGTCGTTCaatttataagtaaaataataataattggagCCTTAGTAATTTTGGGAGATTAATGGGTCGGATGTCATACCAAGTTATTTAAAAGTTCACCTTACCAAGCTACTTCACCAACAAAATTGGAAAAACATTAAGTCAGAGACTCCAAAGCCAGAAAGAAGTAAATGTAAATGACCAAAATTGTTGGTTTTATATTAGAGGACCCAATACACTCGATTGAGAAATTAAATGGATCAAAAGTACAACTAACTATTTTTTGTCTAAgcactaattattttattttatcataattgTTAAGTTGGCGTCtacttgtattttaaattttaaattggttccttacattttaaaagttttaagttAGTCTCTCATGTGTGTATAAGTTTATTATTTCtattagttttatattaatttcGTTTATCGTAAACCATGTGACTTATGGAAATCCACCTTATATGTAATACAtgtactttttctttttttgaatttttaaaattataacagtttctaaaaaaaaaatttgaaataataataaattaaaaaatgtttaaagttTACATGTATcacacattaattaaattatgttagaCATGTGATCTATAGTAATCAgagttaatataaaattaaatgactAATTCATACAAACGTGATAAACATAAAAAgactgttttttaatttaatgaataaatttaaatataaaataaatgtatcagaccaaattaacaattatgtttttctttttccaaaacaaataaCATTAGGTTATTTCTTTTATCTGTGAattactagttttttttttgatgCAGCCGTTTTTTTTTTCCACCCCGACAAAGAAGTTGAAATATCATGGATCCTACATATTATGTGCTCTTTCTTTCCCATCTCTCTTCAACCAAACAAGAGAAGTTTAATCTCTATTTGTAACTCCTCTCTTCATTAATTCACTTGATCCTTAAAAAAACACCCatcttcatttaaattaaagGATAAATAAAGACTTTTTAGAAACACACATGTTATCAAAAGATAAGAGGTATACAAATGATATGTCATTAACCTActcataaacaaaattttagactatagtttattatttaatttaataaaatataataaattgcaAGTTTATTAAAGACATCggataaaattttagattataatttattatttaattcaataaaatataataaattgtaaGTTTATTAAAGACGAAATCAGATTAGTCACaatgaaattatataataattcttaaattttcttttataaaaataattaaacataaataaactaCTTGTGatcaatttattcaaaaataataaatattatattgttttaCAATTTACTAAATTGGTGATTCCGTGGCAATTGTTTTTTAAAGATAATCagtaataacaacaaaataatatttttgtttttagtgaGTTAGACCCATGTTATTGTTTAGTGGGGTCCATCCATaccttaaaaataataataaaaacaatgtgGTATTGGTTGTTAGGGATTAATCTGGTTCCTTTAGATCGCGTGCGACTCAGAGAGAGAACATACTGAAAACAGTGAACAACCTCAAACGCCGCCGCCGTAAGATAAAATAGCAATTCGAAGCGAAGGAAAAAGGTAAAGTATTGAGGTAGTGTTTGTGTATTGAAAAAGTCAACGATAATGAGTGAGTCAAAGCAAGATGACATAGTTATGGCATCAGTTCACTCCACAGTCTTCAAAGAATCAGAAAGCCTCGATGGAACGTGTCTCCAAATTAAAGGTTACGATTTCAACAACGGCGTCAATTATCAACAACTTCTCAATTCCATGCTCACTACTGGATTTCAAGCTTCAAACCTTGCTGATGCCATTAACGTCGTTAATCAAATGGTTCTTTTCTAATACACTccattctctttcttttttcacATGTTCTCACTTTatgcttatttattttttaatctttttggaACATGGGGTTGAAGCTAGATTGGAGGCTGGTTGATGAACCTGTGACTGAGGATTGTGCTGACGAAGAGAGAGATTTGGATTACAGAAAATCTGTTAAGTGTAAAGTGTTTTTGGGTTTCACTTCTAATCTCATTTCATCTGGTGTTAGAGATGTTGTTCGTTACCTTTGTCAGCATCACATGGTGAGTGTCTAATCACACCTACTTGCTTTAttgattttacattttcttAGCTATTAATTTAAGGATGAAAGATGTACCCCTCTGTCTCACATAAGTGTcgttttagatattttctactTTAACTTCTCTATAAAAACTTACCAgctgataaatatttttgttgttagtTGTTGTAAGTAAACAATTTGCAATTAACTCAAACTCATTCTAATTAAGAATTTGTGATAAACTACAAGCTAATCTAAATGGCCATATTGTCAGCATAAAGTTTAACTTACTTCTATGTTTtctaaattgaaaatatatgttAGGATTAGTGTAAAGAATTTAGGAAGAAGATTGTTTTGTAAAACCAAAGACTTATAAAGAGTTATTTGCATTGAAGGTTTCTGGAGGTGGATTTTGTTTTGGGTATAATGATAGGTTTTGGTTTTTAGGATATGTACATTTTGAACGCAGATAATTTTGATGATTGGTTAGTTTTAGGGTTCAGATATGAGTGAAAGTAATGAATTTTAGCCTACTTGATACCCTAATATCTTAATATTTGAACTTTTGGATGTAGTGTGGTTTTCCTTGAATATGGAAAAATTTGATTGCTATTAGATAATCTCCAATGG
It includes:
- the LOC101505569 gene encoding KH domain-containing protein At4g18375 is translated as MGETGKRYHSQRDHDGDRKNQKRRMNDKNDKSNDELIVYRILCPVEVIGSVIGKNGKVINSIRQETRAKVKVVDPFPGAKNRVITIYCYVKEKEDIEIDNEFDDRKPLCAAQDALLKVHVAILNSIEALGDSDKKRKDRDECQILVPSSQSANIIGKSGATIKKLRSKTRANVKVTAKDANDPTHSCAMEFDNFVSITGESEAVKRALLAVSSIMYKFGPKENISLETTVPEGPPSIIIPSELPIFPPGGLYPASDPTIPSRHVPQILGATNAQDLQGYADAGNTWPLYTSALPVMSGIDASLSEELTIRMLCPSDRIGRVIGKGGSTIKSIRQESGARIEVDDSKANRNECLIIITATESPSDLKSMAVEAVLLIQGKISDEDDTSVSIRLLVPSKVIGCIIGKSGSIINEIRKRTGADIRISRNDKPTRADINDELVEVGGAVDCVRDALIQIILRLRDDVLRERDIGHNPSTGGESFYPSGAGLSFPSMLPSVPSVAAPLVYDQRAEGATGLGMLSSSSLYGYGSLPMGESGYGSLSSYATNLYGGLPPQSTLEMLIPANAVGKVLGKGGANIANIRKISGATVEVPDTKYARGDRIALISGTPEQKRAAENLIQAFIMST